CCGCGTCGCCGCCAGCAAATCTTTCGACAGTCGCGCCACGAACGCGTCGTCGTAGCCGCCTCCGAAAGAACCCTGAGCGCCGCCGCCCGTGCCCGGGAAGTTGGAGGATTGAGTCTCGCCCGCCACGAACACCGCGTCGGCGGTCACCGCGAGCGCATTAGCCCAATCATAATCAGAGCCGCCCAGGTAGGTCGATTGAATCAAGGGATCGATGATGACCGGACGAGAGGGATCGTGCTCGCCGAGTGAAAAGCCGTAACGGTCTGATAGTTCTCCTTTTTCGCCGACCATTCGATAAGCGACTTGAATGAACTTGCGTTTTCCATCAATGATTTGCCAGGCGACAGGCGGAGTAAACGTGAGGAGAGAATTTCCGTCGTTTTCAATTTTGAGGCCGCCGTCTTTTTCTATTTCTAATTTTCCGGCTGCGATTTTTAATTCAATCGCGCTGGCGTCATTTCCAGACGCGACCGTGAAAATTTTTTCGGCGTTTTTCCCTCGCGCCACGATATTTATTGAAATCCCTTGCCAAACTTCTCCCAGACTGATTGCTTCCCAAGTAGAAATATTGGATTGCCATTTCGATTTGTCATTTCCGTGAAAATAACTGACGTGCGTTTCAGACGGATGTGTACCCGTTGGTTTTGCATTTCCATTGACGAAATTTTCAACAACGGAATAGGACGGGGCTGGCGGCCCAATAAAATCTTTTTCGTAATGCGGTGTGAGATTCCAAACTATTTCGCCGTTTTTAGTAATAAAAAGCGGCCCAGCGAGCGTGCGTGCCGAAAAGGCCACGCGTGCGTCGGCTTGGCCCTGATTTTCCTCGAACGGAATCGAGAGAGCGGCGAGAGCTTGATTGACTTTGGTTTTATCCGGCGCGGACGTCGGGGTGGTGGCATGAACGGAGGCTATCAGGGTGGTGAACAACAAAATTGTTGACGCCAGAACTGAAGATTTCATTTTAATTTTTTCCTAGGATTTCTTGAATGGAAAAGCCTGTTTGTAATGAACCCAAGTTGCTACCTATATAGCTGTTCCGTTATAAAACGGACTAGGAGTTACGCAGTTGAACTTGTTACTCTATAAAAGGATTGAGTTTTTTCTGTCATTTTGCGCGCAGTCGCAGAACTCAAAATCTCTATCAGTATAGATGGATTCTGCGACTCCGCTTCGCTGCGCGCAGAATAATTGAAATTGTTCAATTTTAAACAACGTAACTCCTACGCATATTAGATTGAATTAAAATTTTGTATTTTAACTTTATTGTGGTTAAAATAAAAATGTTTTATCCAAATCAACTAAATCGGAGTGCATGGTCATGCGTAAAAATGTACTAATATTTCATCACTTTCCCCTTATACTCGCGAGTGCTTTGACACTGATTACACCCGCTCGGGCTGACATCAACAGTGATCTGGCTGCTCATTAGACATTCGATGACTGATCATCAAATTTCCTTGCTGGTTTGAGACCACACCCATCAGGGGGATTAGTTAAATTTGACAACGATGCGTAAGCATCGTTATCCTTTTTTGTAACCCCCTCGTTTACGGGGAGGCAATCCACCGACCTCAATCTGTCGATGGCTTTGTCATTCGACAGATGAGGTCGGATGCGGATTGAAACATATTGATGGCCAGAAAGTAGCTGACAAAGTTGATTCTTATATTAATTTTAACAACAATAACGATGACTTGCGGATCGGCTGGACGGAGGAGGATGGAGGCGCAGCCAATTCAATGTTCAAAGGTGCGATGGATGACATTCGGCTTTACAGTCGTGCTCTGACCGATGCGGATGTGCAGGAACTGTTCGCGGGCGCAATATCTCAACCTGATTTTTCCATCACCAATATTGCGCTTAGTCCCACTGCACCAGCCGCCAATGGCACCTTTAGTGCTTTAGTCACGGTCAACAATAATGGAGATATTGGTGGCGATGCCGGGAAGCTTTCCATTTGGGCGAATAAATCTGTTTTACAGGTATGTGGTGCCGTAGCTGACAAGTCAGTTGCCGTGGGTCGAATTGAACCTGGTCAAAGTACCGTTGTGACGGTTACTGGCATCCCGGCTGGAAGCGTCATCGGTAGCAAAAAATTGCTTGCTTTCATAGACGCTGCCTGCTCTACCGCTGAAACGGATGAAACCAATAATCAGACGATCAAGGCTTA
This region of Gammaproteobacteria bacterium genomic DNA includes:
- a CDS encoding exported hypothetical protein (Evidence 5 : Unknown function): MKSSVLASTILLFTTLIASVHATTPTSAPDKTKVNQALAALSIPFEENQGQADARVAFSARTLAGPLFITKNGEIVWNLTPHYEKDFIGPPAPSYSVVENFVNGNAKPTGTHPSETHVSYFHGNDKSKWQSNISTWEAISLGEVWQGISINIVARGKNAEKIFTVASGNDASAIELKIAAGKLEIEKDGGLKIENDGNSLLTFTPPVAWQIIDGKRKFIQVAYRMVGEKGELSDRYGFSLGEHDPSRPVIIDPLIQSTYLGGSDYDWANALAVTADAVFVAGETQSSNFPGTGGGAQGSFGGGYDDAFVARLSKDLLAATRLTVAKTGTGSGTVTSNPSGITHDAFTRLLSRKEPQFR
- a CDS encoding hypothetical protein (Evidence 5 : Unknown function); its protein translation is MRSVDCLPVNEGVTKKDNDAYASLSNLTNPPDGCGLKPARKFDDQSSNV
- a CDS encoding hypothetical protein (Evidence 5 : Unknown function), producing the protein MKHIDGQKVADKVDSYINFNNNNDDLRIGWTEEDGGAANSMFKGAMDDIRLYSRALTDADVQELFAGAISQPDFSITNIALSPTAPAANGTFSALVTVNNNGDIGGDAGKLSIWANKSVLQVCGAVADKSVAVGRIEPGQSTVVTVTGIPAGSVIGSKKLLAFIDAACSTAETDETNNQTIKAYNVIGISDFVVTNIAIKPAAPMPNTTFSVMVTIKNQGTAVVNAGKLALWVN